One genomic segment of Primulina tabacum isolate GXHZ01 chromosome 9, ASM2559414v2, whole genome shotgun sequence includes these proteins:
- the LOC142556829 gene encoding non-functional NADPH-dependent codeinone reductase 2-like isoform X1 — protein sequence MDTNPIILAIPEIDLNSGTGKIPVLGFGTASDPPVDPETTKRAVLEAIQVGYRHFDTASLYNSEKPLGEAVVEAVNRGLIKSREELFITSKLWCNDAHGQYVLPALMKTLKNLDTGYVDLYLIHWPVSAKPGKMEYPIKEDDFLPMDFATVWAAMEECQRTGLTKSIGVSNFSCRKLQEILDIAKIPPAVNQVEVNPCWQQKKLREFCKDRGILVVAYSSLGSVGTFYGTERVLESEVLKQIAQTKEKTVAQVCLRWAYEQGIGLLVKSFNKERMEQNADILGWSLSSEEVDKISKIPQGKVCLGLDYRSVRGPYKTIEELWDGEI from the exons ATGGATACCAATCCAATCATCTTAGCTATCCCAGAAATCGATCTGAATTCAGGCACTGGAAAGATACCTGTTCTTGGATTTGGAACAGCATCTGATCCTCCTGTTGATCCGGAAACCACAAAGAGAGCTGTTTTAGAAGCCATCCAAGTTGGTTACAGGCATTTTGACACTGCTTCACTGTATAATTCAGAGAAACCTCTTGGAGAAGCCGTAGTTGAAGCTGTAAACAGGGGCCTGATCAAGTCGCGGGAAGAGCTATTTATCACTTCTAAGCTTTGGTGTAATGATGCTCATGGCCAATATGTTCTCCCAGCACTAATGAAAACCCTCAA AAATCTAGATACGGGTTATGTTGATTTGTATCTGATACATTGGCCTGTGAGTGCTAAGCCTGGAAAAATGGAGTATCCCATtaaagaagatgactttcttcCTATGGATTTTGCCACGGTCTGGGCAGCCATGGAAGAGTGCCAAAGAACTGGCCTCACAAAATCTATCGGAGTCAGCAATTTTTCTTGCAGGAAGCTTCAGGAAATCTTGGACATTGCGAAGATTCCACCTGCTGTAAACCAA GTTGAGGTGAATCCATGTTGGCAACAAAAGAAGCTGAGAGAATTCTGCAAGGATAGGGGAATTCTTGTTGTTGCTTATTCTAGTTTAGGATCGGTTGGAACATTTTATGGGACAGAAAGAGTTCTGGAATCAGAAGTGCTCAAGCAAATAGCCCAGACCAAAGAGAAGACTGTTGCTCAG GTTTGCTTGAGATGGGCTTATGAGCAAGGAATTGGATTGTTGGTGAAGAGTTTTAACAAAGAGAGAATGGAGCAAAATGCAGACATATTAGGGTGGTCTTTAAGTAGTGAAGAAGTTGATAAGATTAGCAAAATCCCACAAGGCAAAGTATGTCTTGGATTGGATTACAGATCAGTCCGCGGCCCTTACAAGACAATTGAGGAACTTTGGGATGGAGAAATTTGA
- the LOC142556829 gene encoding non-functional NADPH-dependent codeinone reductase 2-like isoform X2, whose protein sequence is MDTNPIILAIPEIDLNSGTGKIPVLGFGTASDPPVDPETTKRAVLEAIQVGYRHFDTASLYNSEKPLGEAVVEAVNRGLIKSREELFITSKLWCNDAHGQYVLPALMKTLKNLDTGYVDLYLIHWPVSAKPGKMEYPIKEDDFLPMDFATVWAAMEECQRTGLTKSIGVSNFSCRKLQEILDIAKIPPAVEVNPCWQQKKLREFCKDRGILVVAYSSLGSVGTFYGTERVLESEVLKQIAQTKEKTVAQVCLRWAYEQGIGLLVKSFNKERMEQNADILGWSLSSEEVDKISKIPQGKVCLGLDYRSVRGPYKTIEELWDGEI, encoded by the exons ATGGATACCAATCCAATCATCTTAGCTATCCCAGAAATCGATCTGAATTCAGGCACTGGAAAGATACCTGTTCTTGGATTTGGAACAGCATCTGATCCTCCTGTTGATCCGGAAACCACAAAGAGAGCTGTTTTAGAAGCCATCCAAGTTGGTTACAGGCATTTTGACACTGCTTCACTGTATAATTCAGAGAAACCTCTTGGAGAAGCCGTAGTTGAAGCTGTAAACAGGGGCCTGATCAAGTCGCGGGAAGAGCTATTTATCACTTCTAAGCTTTGGTGTAATGATGCTCATGGCCAATATGTTCTCCCAGCACTAATGAAAACCCTCAA AAATCTAGATACGGGTTATGTTGATTTGTATCTGATACATTGGCCTGTGAGTGCTAAGCCTGGAAAAATGGAGTATCCCATtaaagaagatgactttcttcCTATGGATTTTGCCACGGTCTGGGCAGCCATGGAAGAGTGCCAAAGAACTGGCCTCACAAAATCTATCGGAGTCAGCAATTTTTCTTGCAGGAAGCTTCAGGAAATCTTGGACATTGCGAAGATTCCACCTGCT GTTGAGGTGAATCCATGTTGGCAACAAAAGAAGCTGAGAGAATTCTGCAAGGATAGGGGAATTCTTGTTGTTGCTTATTCTAGTTTAGGATCGGTTGGAACATTTTATGGGACAGAAAGAGTTCTGGAATCAGAAGTGCTCAAGCAAATAGCCCAGACCAAAGAGAAGACTGTTGCTCAG GTTTGCTTGAGATGGGCTTATGAGCAAGGAATTGGATTGTTGGTGAAGAGTTTTAACAAAGAGAGAATGGAGCAAAATGCAGACATATTAGGGTGGTCTTTAAGTAGTGAAGAAGTTGATAAGATTAGCAAAATCCCACAAGGCAAAGTATGTCTTGGATTGGATTACAGATCAGTCCGCGGCCCTTACAAGACAATTGAGGAACTTTGGGATGGAGAAATTTGA